In Vogesella indigofera, a single window of DNA contains:
- a CDS encoding 2-oxoglutarate dehydrogenase E1 component, with protein MMQSMYSHSYLFGGNAPFIEDLYEQYLADPTVVSQEWRDYFDKLSTAPGAADRDVAHQPIQESFIQLAKRPPVAPRSSAATDWESMQKQVAVLKLISAYRVLGSRQANLDPLKRMDQATLRELDHATHGLTDADMAVHFNVGSLVAPQKLPLSEIIARLKQTYCGNIGVEYMHITNSEEKHWVQKRFEGDLSTPHYNADKKKRIFKQITAAETLERYLHTKYVGQKRFSLEGGESAIAALDHLIQNATSVGVEELIIGMAHRGRLNVLVNTLGKQPRDLFAEFEGKAAQELASGDVKYHMGFSSDIPTANGPMHVSLAFNPSHLEIVNPVVEGSVRARQDRRKDSERKAAVPVLIHGDSAFAGLGVNQGTFNLSQTRGYGTGGTLHIVINNQVGFTTSDTRDMRSTLYCTDVAKMIEAPIFHVNGDDPEAVCYVMQAALDFRMKFNKDVVIDLVCYRKLGHNEGDDPFLTQPMMYKKIAKHGGVRAMYAERLVGEGVLTAAEADNFIQAYRDALDKGEHVEQTVLSNYRREHALDWSQYQGTHWAHPTDTSLPHADIQRLAEKFTSVPENYKLHPTVKRVQDARRAMAAGEQAMDWGMAETLAYASLVTNGYGVRISGEDSGRGTFSHRHAVVHDQNRERWDQGTYVPLRNMSDNQADFLVIDSILNEEAVLAYEYGYACSAPDQLVIWEAQFGDFANGAQVAIDQFISSGETKWGRLCGLTTILPHGYDGQGPEHSSARLERWLQLCAEHNMQIVMPSEASQMFHVLRRQVLRPFRKPLVIFLSKRLLRYKDAMSPLEDFTSHSFRPVIGDAGISDAKAVKRVILCSGQVYYDLVNGRKERELDSEVAIIRVEQLYPFPTEQLQAELARFSHVKEIMWVQEEPRNQGAWYQIRHRLEALLGAKQTLLFAGRPSSASPAVGYMSKHVAQLKGFIEEAMSVNK; from the coding sequence ATGATGCAATCCATGTACAGTCATTCCTACCTGTTTGGTGGGAATGCACCGTTCATCGAGGATCTCTACGAGCAGTACCTCGCTGATCCGACAGTCGTTTCGCAGGAATGGCGGGACTACTTCGACAAGCTTTCTACCGCGCCTGGTGCTGCCGACCGTGATGTCGCTCACCAGCCGATCCAGGAATCCTTCATCCAGCTGGCCAAGCGTCCGCCGGTAGCACCGCGCAGCAGCGCCGCGACCGACTGGGAGTCGATGCAGAAACAGGTGGCGGTGCTGAAGCTGATCTCGGCCTACCGCGTACTGGGTTCGCGCCAGGCCAACCTCGACCCGCTGAAGCGCATGGACCAGGCGACGCTGCGCGAGCTGGATCACGCCACTCACGGCCTGACCGATGCCGACATGGCGGTGCACTTCAATGTCGGCTCGCTGGTGGCCCCGCAAAAGCTGCCGCTGTCCGAGATCATTGCCCGTCTGAAGCAGACCTACTGCGGCAATATCGGCGTTGAGTACATGCACATCACCAACTCCGAAGAAAAGCACTGGGTACAGAAGCGCTTCGAGGGTGATCTGTCGACCCCGCACTACAACGCCGACAAGAAAAAGCGCATCTTCAAGCAGATCACCGCTGCCGAAACGCTGGAGCGCTACCTGCACACCAAGTACGTCGGCCAGAAGCGTTTCTCGCTGGAAGGTGGCGAATCCGCCATCGCCGCGCTGGACCACCTGATCCAGAACGCCACTTCGGTCGGCGTGGAAGAGCTGATCATCGGCATGGCCCACCGTGGCCGCCTGAACGTGCTGGTCAACACCCTGGGCAAGCAGCCGCGCGACCTGTTCGCCGAGTTCGAAGGCAAGGCGGCGCAGGAGCTGGCCTCCGGCGACGTGAAGTACCACATGGGCTTCTCCTCCGACATCCCGACCGCCAACGGCCCGATGCACGTGTCGCTGGCGTTCAACCCGTCGCACCTCGAGATCGTCAACCCGGTGGTCGAGGGTTCGGTGCGGGCACGCCAGGATCGCCGCAAGGACAGCGAGCGCAAGGCCGCGGTACCGGTGCTGATCCACGGTGACTCCGCCTTTGCCGGTCTCGGCGTCAACCAGGGCACCTTCAACCTGTCGCAGACGCGCGGTTACGGTACCGGCGGCACGCTGCACATCGTGATCAACAACCAGGTCGGCTTCACCACCTCCGATACCCGTGACATGCGTTCCACGCTGTACTGTACCGACGTGGCGAAGATGATCGAAGCGCCGATCTTCCACGTCAACGGCGACGATCCGGAAGCGGTGTGCTACGTGATGCAGGCGGCGCTGGACTTCCGCATGAAGTTCAACAAGGACGTGGTCATCGACCTCGTCTGCTACCGCAAACTGGGCCACAACGAGGGCGATGACCCGTTCCTGACCCAGCCGATGATGTACAAGAAGATCGCCAAGCACGGCGGCGTGCGCGCGATGTACGCCGAGCGCCTGGTTGGCGAAGGCGTGCTGACTGCCGCCGAGGCTGACAACTTCATCCAGGCCTACCGCGACGCGCTGGACAAGGGCGAACACGTCGAGCAGACCGTGCTGTCCAACTACCGCCGCGAACACGCGCTGGACTGGTCGCAGTACCAGGGCACCCACTGGGCACACCCGACCGACACCTCGCTGCCGCACGCCGACATCCAGCGTCTGGCCGAGAAGTTCACCTCGGTACCGGAAAACTACAAGCTGCACCCGACCGTGAAGCGGGTGCAGGATGCCCGTCGCGCGATGGCTGCCGGCGAGCAGGCGATGGACTGGGGCATGGCCGAAACGCTGGCCTACGCAAGCCTAGTGACCAACGGTTACGGCGTGCGCATCTCCGGTGAAGACTCCGGTCGCGGTACCTTCTCGCACCGTCATGCCGTCGTGCACGACCAGAATCGCGAGCGCTGGGACCAGGGCACCTACGTGCCGCTGCGCAATATGTCGGACAACCAGGCCGACTTCCTGGTGATCGACTCGATCCTGAACGAAGAAGCGGTGCTGGCCTACGAGTACGGCTACGCCTGCTCGGCACCGGACCAGCTGGTGATCTGGGAAGCGCAGTTCGGCGACTTCGCCAACGGCGCCCAGGTCGCGATCGACCAGTTCATCTCCTCCGGCGAAACCAAGTGGGGCCGTCTGTGCGGCCTGACCACCATCCTGCCGCATGGCTACGATGGTCAGGGTCCGGAGCACTCCTCCGCACGTCTGGAACGCTGGCTGCAGCTGTGCGCCGAGCACAATATGCAGATCGTGATGCCGTCCGAAGCCAGCCAGATGTTCCATGTGCTGCGCCGCCAAGTACTGCGTCCGTTCCGCAAGCCGCTGGTGATCTTCCTGTCCAAGCGCCTGCTGCGCTACAAGGATGCGATGAGCCCGCTGGAAGACTTCACTTCCCACAGCTTCCGTCCGGTGATCGGCGATGCCGGCATCAGCGACGCCAAGGCAGTGAAGCGCGTGATCCTGTGTTCCGGTCAGGTCTACTATGATCTGGTCAACGGCCGCAAGGAACGCGAGCTGGACAGCGAAGTGGCGATCATCCGCGTCGAACAGCTGTATCCGTTCCCGACCGAACAGCTGCAGGCCGAGCTGGCACGCTTCTCCCACGTGAAGGAAATCATGTGGGTTCAGGAAGAGCCACGCAACCAGGGCGCCTGGTACCAGATCCGCCACCGTCTGGAGGCGCTGCTGGGCGCCAAGCAGACCCTGCTGTTTGCCGGTCGTCCGTCGTCGGCATCGCCGGCCGTGGGTTACATGAGCAAGCACGTTGCGCAACTGAAGGGCTTCATCGAAGAAGCCATGTCGGTTAACAAATAA
- the gltA gene encoding citrate synthase, which yields MENNRKVTLTYNDGKDTLEMPVLKGTLGPDVVDIRAFSKTGMFTFDPGFLATASCESAITFIDGDIGQLYYRGYPIEQLAEKSDYLEVCYLLLNGELPTAAQRAEFERGVMRHNMLHDQIISFYKGFRRDAHPMAVMVGVVGALSAFYHDSLDINNSEHRRISAHRLIAKLPNIAAQAYRYNKGLPFSYPKNGLTYAENFLHMMFSTPCEEYKVNAVTARALDRIFTLHADHEQNASTSTVRLAGSSGANPFACIAAGIACLWGPSHGGANEAVLKMLDEIGSVDNVAEFMQGVKDKRYKLMGFGHRVYKNMDPRAAIMKKTCDEVLTELGLQNDPKFKLAMELEKIALSDPYFIERKLYPNVDFYSGIVLSAIGIPVSMFTPIFALARTVGWISHWTEMIADPAMKIGRPRQLYTGAPRRDFIEEGNR from the coding sequence GTGGAAAACAATCGTAAAGTGACGCTCACCTACAACGACGGCAAAGACACGCTGGAAATGCCGGTCCTGAAGGGCACCCTGGGTCCGGACGTCGTTGATATCCGTGCCTTCTCCAAGACCGGCATGTTCACCTTTGACCCGGGCTTCCTGGCTACCGCCAGCTGCGAATCCGCCATCACCTTTATCGACGGTGATATCGGTCAGCTGTACTACCGCGGTTACCCGATCGAGCAACTGGCCGAAAAGAGCGACTACCTCGAAGTCTGCTACCTGCTGCTGAACGGCGAACTGCCGACCGCGGCACAGCGTGCCGAGTTCGAACGTGGCGTGATGCGCCACAACATGCTGCACGACCAGATCATCAGCTTCTACAAGGGTTTCCGTCGCGATGCGCACCCGATGGCCGTGATGGTGGGCGTGGTCGGCGCGCTGTCCGCGTTCTATCACGACTCGCTGGACATCAATAACTCCGAACATCGTCGCATCTCCGCGCACCGCCTGATCGCCAAGCTGCCGAACATCGCGGCCCAGGCCTATCGCTACAACAAGGGCCTGCCGTTCTCCTATCCGAAGAACGGTCTGACCTACGCCGAGAACTTCCTGCACATGATGTTCTCCACCCCGTGCGAAGAGTACAAGGTGAATGCGGTGACCGCGCGCGCGCTGGATCGCATCTTCACCCTGCACGCCGACCACGAGCAGAACGCCTCCACCTCCACCGTGCGTCTGGCCGGCTCCTCCGGTGCCAACCCGTTCGCATGTATCGCCGCCGGTATCGCCTGCCTGTGGGGCCCGTCGCACGGCGGCGCCAACGAGGCTGTGCTGAAGATGCTGGACGAAATCGGCTCCGTGGACAACGTGGCCGAATTCATGCAGGGCGTGAAGGACAAGCGTTACAAACTGATGGGCTTCGGCCACCGCGTGTACAAGAACATGGACCCGCGCGCCGCCATCATGAAGAAGACCTGCGACGAAGTGCTGACCGAACTGGGCCTGCAGAACGATCCGAAGTTCAAGCTGGCGATGGAACTGGAAAAGATCGCACTGTCCGATCCGTACTTCATCGAGCGCAAGCTGTACCCGAACGTCGACTTTTACTCCGGCATCGTGCTGTCCGCGATTGGTATCCCGGTGTCGATGTTCACGCCGATCTTCGCGCTGGCACGTACCGTGGGCTGGATCTCGCACTGGACCGAAATGATCGCCGACCCGGCGATGAAGATCGGCCGTCCGCGCCAGCTGTACACCGGTGCTCCGCGTCGTGACTTCATCGAAGAAGGCAACCGCTAA
- a CDS encoding FAD assembly factor SdhE encodes MTDFDPIELKRIRWRSRRGLLELDLVLERFLANGFEQLTTAELFAYQKCLDLGDNDFLDYVNGKAEVDDPELAHIIGILRAA; translated from the coding sequence ATGACCGATTTTGATCCGATCGAACTGAAACGGATCCGCTGGCGCTCGCGCCGTGGCCTGCTTGAACTCGACCTGGTGCTGGAGCGTTTCCTCGCCAACGGTTTCGAGCAGCTCACCACGGCCGAGCTGTTTGCGTACCAGAAATGTCTGGATCTCGGCGATAACGACTTTCTGGACTACGTGAACGGCAAGGCGGAAGTGGATGATCCCGAGCTGGCGCACATCATCGGGATCTTGCGGGCAGCCTGA
- a CDS encoding succinate dehydrogenase iron-sulfur subunit: protein MKTARFSIYRYDPDKDAKPYMQDYEVELSPTDVKLLDVIVKLKAMDDTLSFRRSCREGICGSDAMNINGKNGLACVTNVADLKQPIELRPLPGLPVIRDLIVDMTQFFKQYHSIKPYVINDTPPPERERLQSPEDREELDGLYECILCACCSTSCPSFWWNPDKFVGPAGLLAAYRFIADTRDLATNERLDNLEDPYRLFRCHTIMNCVDVCPKGLNPTKAIGKIKDLMVKRAV from the coding sequence ATGAAAACAGCACGTTTTTCCATCTATCGCTACGATCCGGACAAGGATGCCAAGCCTTACATGCAGGATTACGAGGTCGAGCTGTCGCCGACCGACGTGAAGCTGCTGGACGTGATCGTCAAGCTCAAGGCGATGGACGACACCCTGTCGTTCCGCCGCTCCTGCCGCGAGGGCATCTGCGGCTCCGACGCGATGAACATCAACGGCAAGAACGGTCTCGCCTGCGTGACCAACGTCGCCGACCTGAAACAGCCGATCGAGCTGCGTCCACTGCCGGGCCTGCCGGTCATCCGCGACCTGATCGTGGACATGACCCAGTTCTTCAAGCAGTACCACTCGATCAAGCCGTACGTGATCAACGACACGCCGCCGCCTGAGCGCGAGCGTCTGCAGTCGCCGGAAGACCGCGAAGAGCTGGACGGCCTGTACGAGTGCATCCTGTGCGCTTGCTGTTCCACATCCTGCCCGTCGTTCTGGTGGAACCCGGACAAGTTCGTCGGCCCGGCCGGTCTGCTGGCGGCGTATCGCTTCATTGCCGATACCCGTGACCTGGCGACCAACGAGCGTCTGGACAACCTGGAAGACCCGTACCGTCTGTTCCGCTGCCACACCATCATGAACTGTGTTGACGTATGTCCTAAGGGTCTGAACCCGACCAAGGCCATCGGCAAGATCAAAGACCTGATGGTCAAGCGTGCGGTATGA
- the sdhA gene encoding succinate dehydrogenase flavoprotein subunit → MTIPVRRFDAVIVGGGGAGLRAALQLSESGLKTAVLSKVFPTRSHTVAAQGGISASLGNVQEDRWEWHMFDTVKGSDWLGDQDAIEFMCRKAPEAVIELEHFGMPFDRLENGKIYQRPFGGHTQNEGEAPVQRACAAADRTGHAMLHTLYQRNVRANTQFFIEWMALDLIRDEDGDVIGVTALEMETGEVYNFHAKGVLFATGGAGRIYAASTNAFINTGDGLGMSVRAGIPLEDMEFWQFHPTGVAGAGVLITEGVRGEGGILLNSNGERFMERYAPNLKDLAPRDFVARSMEQEVLEGRGCGPNKDHVLLKLDHLGPDIIKQRLPGIREIAIKFAGVDPIKEPIPVIPTCHYMMGGIPTNYRGEVVIPKGDNPEARVNGFYAAGECACASVHGANRLGTNSLLDLVVFGKSAGDSMVEFIKNEMPTWKPLPANAGQISLDRIARLDNQTGGEEVADVRAAMQRTVQARAAVFRNSENLALGVKEIQEVAERVKRTQIKDKSKVFNTARVEALELENLIEVAVATLISADARKESRGAHAHADFQERDDEVWMKHTLYYGEDRRLTYKPVHTKPLSVEYIAPKVRTF, encoded by the coding sequence GCAACTGTCCGAGTCCGGCCTGAAAACTGCCGTACTGTCCAAAGTATTCCCGACCCGTTCGCACACCGTTGCCGCACAAGGTGGTATCTCCGCCTCGCTGGGCAACGTGCAGGAAGACCGCTGGGAATGGCACATGTTCGATACCGTGAAGGGTTCGGACTGGCTGGGTGACCAGGACGCCATCGAATTCATGTGCCGCAAGGCGCCTGAAGCCGTGATCGAGCTTGAGCACTTCGGCATGCCGTTCGATCGTCTGGAAAACGGCAAGATTTACCAGCGCCCATTCGGCGGCCACACCCAGAATGAAGGCGAAGCGCCAGTGCAGCGTGCCTGTGCCGCGGCCGACCGTACCGGTCACGCCATGCTGCACACCCTGTACCAGCGTAACGTGCGTGCCAACACTCAGTTCTTCATTGAGTGGATGGCACTGGACCTGATCCGTGACGAAGACGGTGACGTGATTGGTGTGACCGCACTGGAAATGGAAACCGGCGAGGTTTACAACTTCCACGCCAAGGGCGTGCTGTTCGCCACCGGCGGTGCCGGCCGTATCTACGCCGCCTCCACCAACGCCTTCATCAACACCGGTGATGGCCTGGGCATGAGCGTGCGTGCCGGCATCCCGCTGGAAGACATGGAATTCTGGCAGTTCCACCCGACCGGCGTGGCCGGCGCCGGCGTGCTGATTACCGAAGGCGTGCGTGGCGAAGGTGGCATCCTGCTGAACAGCAACGGCGAGCGTTTCATGGAACGCTACGCGCCGAACCTGAAAGACCTGGCCCCGCGTGACTTCGTGGCCCGCTCGATGGAGCAGGAAGTGCTGGAAGGCCGTGGTTGCGGCCCGAACAAGGATCACGTTCTGTTGAAACTGGACCACCTTGGTCCGGACATCATCAAGCAGCGTCTGCCTGGCATCCGCGAGATCGCCATCAAGTTTGCCGGTGTCGACCCGATCAAGGAACCGATCCCGGTGATCCCGACCTGCCACTACATGATGGGCGGTATTCCGACCAACTACCGTGGCGAAGTGGTCATCCCGAAAGGCGACAATCCGGAAGCCCGCGTCAACGGCTTCTACGCCGCCGGCGAATGCGCGTGCGCCTCTGTGCACGGTGCCAACCGTCTGGGTACCAACTCCCTGCTCGATCTGGTGGTGTTCGGCAAGTCGGCCGGTGACAGCATGGTCGAATTCATCAAGAACGAAATGCCGACCTGGAAGCCGTTGCCAGCCAACGCCGGCCAGATCTCGCTGGATCGTATCGCGCGTCTGGACAACCAGACCGGCGGCGAAGAAGTCGCCGACGTACGTGCCGCAATGCAGCGCACGGTACAGGCTCGTGCCGCCGTGTTCCGCAACTCGGAAAACCTGGCGCTGGGCGTCAAGGAAATCCAGGAAGTGGCCGAGCGCGTGAAGCGCACCCAGATCAAGGACAAGTCCAAGGTGTTCAACACCGCCCGCGTGGAAGCGCTGGAACTGGAAAACCTGATCGAAGTGGCCGTGGCGACCCTGATCTCCGCCGATGCGCGCAAAGAGTCCCGTGGCGCCCACGCCCACGCCGACTTCCAGGAGCGCGACGACGAAGTCTGGATGAAGCACACCCTGTACTACGGTGAAGATCGTCGTCTGACCTACAAGCCGGTACACACCAAGCCGCTGTCGGTTGAGTACATCGCACCGAAAGTGCGTACCTTCTAA